One window of the Populus nigra chromosome 4, ddPopNigr1.1, whole genome shotgun sequence genome contains the following:
- the LOC133690483 gene encoding wall-associated receptor kinase 2-like, with protein MALQFTITGVLLAAVTAATELPIAKPGCQEDRCGNVSIPYPFGTGEDCYYDSKFLITCNHTFNPPKAFLGNGTIEVTEIILDGKLRLKHYIAKDCYNRTGARTTRNIPWINLPVQGPYVFSDTDNMFVAIGCDTYAGLLGRREDTNDTYMVGCISECSNKTVVPNTCSGVGCCQTSIAKGMKYFEVRLSSETNHTGIWEFNPCSFAFMIEEKQFSFFPSNLSDLEKVSKVPIIVDWSMGRNNCETLEKNKMSNACQGQSKCYGPENGSGYICKCLDGYQGNPYLPNGCRNINECSDPKVAHNCSHKCIDTEGNYTCSCPKGYHGDGRIDGERCIRNRSSVIQVAVGYIHVPIFSSCYLDEAVIGSIIKTISQSLLLVHPNTWFPPSET; from the exons ATGGCCTTACAGTTCACAATAACAGGAGTGTTGTTAGCAGCAGTTACAGCAGCAACAGAGCTTCCTATAGCGAAGCCTGGATGCCAAGAAGATAGATGTGGGAATGTTAGTATCCCATATCCATTTGGCACGGGAGAAGATTGCTACTACGACTCTAAGTTCCTCATAACTTGCAACCATACTTTCAACCCTCCAAAAGCGTTTTTAGGAAATGGTACAATAGAAGTCACAGAAATAATCCTTGATGGGAAGCTACGCCTCAAGCATTATATAGCTAAGGACTGCTATAATCGGACAGGTGCACGAACAACGAGAAACATACCCTGGATAAACCTACCCGTCCAAGGTCCGTACGTTTTTTCTGACACTGACAATATGTTCGTCGCTATCGGCTGTGATACTTACGCTGGACTGCTAGGTAGGCGAGAAGACACGAATGATACATACATGGTAGGATGCATTTCCGAATGTAGCAACAAAACAGTTGTACCAAACACATGCTCCGGAGTTGGTTGCTGCCAAACCTCCATTGCCAAAGGAATGAAGTACTTCGAAGTGCGCTTGTCTAGTGAGACTAATCATACGGGAATCTGGGAATTTAATCCTTGCAGCTTTGCCTTCATGATTGAAGAAAAGCAGTTCAGCTTTTTTCCAAGTAACCTGTCGGATTTGGAGAAAGTAAGTAAGGTTCCTATTATAGTGGATTGGAGTATGGGGCGCAATAACTGCGAAACCTTggaaaagaacaagatgtctaATGCATGTCAAGGACAGAGCAAATGTTATGGCCCTGAAAATGGGTCTGGGTACATTTGCAAATGCTTAGATGGCTATCAAGGAAATCCATACCTCCCAAATGGTTGCCGAA ACATTAATGAATGTTCAGATCCAAAAGTAGCCCACAATTGCAGCCACAAATGCATCGACACCGAAGGGAATTATACATGTTCTTGCCCCAAGGGGTACCATGGAGATGGGAGAATAGATGGAGAACGCTGCATCCGCAATCGATCATCAGTGATTCAGGTCGCTGTCG GATATATACATGTGCCAATTTTTAGTTCTTGTTATTTAGATGAGGCTGTGATAGGCAGTATTATTAAAACTATATCACAGTCCCTACTTCTAGTTCATCCTAATACTTGGTTCCCTCCATCAGAGACCTAA
- the LOC133691855 gene encoding putative wall-associated receptor kinase-like 16, with translation MRIRGMALQFTITGVLLAAVTAATELPIAKPGCQEDRCGNVSIPYPFGTGEDCYYDSKFLITCNHTFNPPKAFLGNGTIEVTEITLDGKLRIMHYIAKDCYNQAGAPTKSNSPWINLSIEGPYVFSDTDNMFVAIGCDTEAEMLGRREDKNDTYQVGCISECSNKKYVPNTCSGIGCCQTSLAKGIKYFDLSLYSSNNHTGIWEFNPCGFAFIIEDKQFTFFPSNLSDLEKVEKLPIIVDWSLGRNKCETLEKNRMSNACQGQSKCHDPENGSGYICQCLDGYQGNPYLPNGCRNINECSDPKVAHNCSHNCIDTEGNYTCSCPKGYHGDGRIDGERCIRNRSSVIQVAVGIGVGLTSLLMGITWLYWGYNKWKLMKLKEKFFRQNGGLMLEQQLSRREGAVTETAKIFTAEELEKATDKYHESRILGRGGFGTVYRGTLTDGRTVAIKKSKTIDQSQIEQFINEVVVLYQINHRNVVKLLGCCLETEVPLLVYEYVANGTLYDHIHDKSKVSALTWEIRLKIASETAGVLSYLHSAASVPIIHRDVKSTNILLDNSYTAKVSDFGTSRLIPLDQVELSTMVQGTLGYLDPEYLHTSQLTDKSDVYSFGVVLVELLTGMKAISFDKPEGVRNLSSYFLCALKEDRLVHILPDCMVNQDNIRQLKEVANIAKKCLRVKGEERPNMKKVAMELEGLRTSAKHPWTNDESNVEETEYLLGKSVETARFEEMAGTSAGYHSLQNYLMQSLDGGR, from the exons ATGAGAATTCGAGGAATGGCCTTACAGTTCACAATAACAGGAGTGTTGTTAGCAGCAGTTACAGCAGCAACAGAGCTTCCTATAGCGAAGCCTGGATGCCAAGAAGATAGATGTGGGAATGTTAGTATCCCATATCCATTTGGCACGGGAGAAGATTGCTACTACGACTCTAAGTTCCTCATAACTTGCAACCATACTTTCAACCCTCCAAAAGCGTTTTTAGGAAATGGTACAATAGAAGTCACAGAAATAACCCTTGATGGGAAGCTACGCATCATGCATTATATAGCTAAGGATTGCTATAATCAGGCAGGTGCACCAACAAAGAGCAACAGTCCCTGGATAAACCTATCCATCGAAGGTCCATACGTTTTTTCTGACACTGACAATATGTTCGTCGCTATCGGCTGTGATACTGAAGCTGAAATGCTAGGTAGGCGAGAAGACAAGAATGATACATACCAGGTAGGATGCATTTCCGAATGTAGCAACAAAAAATATGTGCCAAACACATGCTCCGGAATTGGTTGCTGCCAAACCTCCCTTGCCAAAGGAATTAAGTACTTCGACCTGAGCTTGTATAGTTCCAATAATCATACGGGAATCTGGGAATTCAATCCTTGCggctttgctttcattattgAAGATAAGCAGTTCACCTTTTTTCCAAGTAACCTGTCGGATTTGGAGAAAGTAGAGAAGCTTCCTATTATAGTTGATTGGAGTCTTGGGCGCAATAAATGCGAAACCTTGGAAAAGAACAGGATGTCTAATGCATGTCAAGGACAGAGCAAATGTCATGACCCTGAAAATGGGTCTGGGTACATTTGCCAATGCTTAGATGGCTATCAAGGAAATCCATACCTCCCAAATGGTTGCCGAA ACATTAATGAATGCTCAGATCCAAAAGTAGCCCACAATTGCAGCCACAATTGCATCGACACCGAAGGGAATTATACATGTTCTTGCCCCAAGGGGTACCATGGAGATGGGAGAATAGATGGAGAACGCTGCATCCGCAATCGATCATCAGTGATTCAGGTCGCTGTCG GAATTGGAGTGGGACTGACATCTTTGTTGATGGGAATTACTTGGCTGTACTGGGGATACAATAAATGGAAGCTAATGAAGCTCAAAGAGAAGTTCTTTAGGCAAAATGGTGGTCTAATGCTGGAGCAGCAGCTATCAAGAAGGGAAGGAGCCGTTACAGAAACGGCAAAAATCTTTACAGCTGAAGAACTCGAGAAAGCCACTGACAAGTACCATGAAAGTAGAATTCTTGGCCGTGGAGGTTTTGGTACAGTTTACAGGGGAACTTTAACAGATGGAAGAACTGTTGCAATCAAGAAGTCCAAAACAATCGATCAAAGCCAAATCGAGCAGTTTATCAATGAGGTGGTTGTTCTTTACCAAATCAATCACAGGAATGTGGTGAAGCTTCTAGGATGTTGCCTGGAGACAGAAGTCCCATTACTAGTTTATGAATATGTTGCAAATGGCACCCTCTATGACCACATTCACGACAAGAGTAAGGTGTCGGCCCTCACCTGGGAAATCCGTTTAAAGATAGCTTCTGAAACTGCAGGTGTTCTATCATATTTGCATTCCGCAGCTTCTGTGCCAATCATTCATAGGGATGTCAAGTCTACAAACATACTCCTGGACAACAGTTACACGGCAAAAGTGTCAGATTTTGGCACTTCTAGGTTAATTCCGTTGGATCAAGTTGAATTGTCAACGATGGTGCAAGGTACTCTAGGATACTTAGACCCTGAGTACCTGCACACAAGCCAACTGACGGACAAAAGTGATGTTTACAGTTTTGGAGTGGTTCTTGTGGAACTACTAACTGGGATGAAGGCAATTTCCTTCGATAAGCCTGAGGGGGTGAGGAATTTATCATCGTATTTTCTTTGTGCACTGAAAGAAGATCGCCTGGTCCATATTCTTCCGGATTGCATGGTGAACCAGGATAATATTAGGCAGCTGAAGGAAGTTGCCAACATTGCAAAGAAGTGCTTAAGAGTAAAAGGAGAGGAAAGACCTAACATGAAGAAGGTCGCAATGGAATTAGAGGGGCTAAGAACATCTGCAAAACATCCTTGGACTAATGACGAATCAAATGTAGAAGAGACAGAGTACTTGCTTGGTAAATCAGTGGAAACTGCTCGTTTTGAGGAAATGGCTGGTACAAGTGCTGGATATCACAGTTTACAGAATTATTTAATGCAATCACTGGATGGTGGCAGATGA